In the Agrococcus sp. Marseille-Q4369 genome, one interval contains:
- a CDS encoding SDR family oxidoreductase, whose amino-acid sequence MSEKRIVVTGASSGIGEAVARQAVERGWSVLAVARRAERLEALQRDTGCEILAADLTDEGDIARLAEAAAAFRPTGLVQVAGGAKGAAPLGETSIDDWRWMFEANVIGTKRVIDAILPLLRDSTRDGSYAEIMVVTSIAATVPYTGGSGYNAAKSAEKQLVDVLRLELAGEPIRVMEVAPGMVWTEEFSLVRFEGDKEKADAVYKDVQDPLSADDVARVMTDILALPGHVSIDETIIKPVAQTHPWLVHRGPLVAKD is encoded by the coding sequence ATGAGCGAGAAGCGGATCGTCGTCACGGGAGCATCGAGCGGCATCGGGGAGGCGGTCGCGCGACAGGCTGTGGAGCGCGGATGGAGCGTGCTCGCCGTCGCGCGCCGCGCGGAGCGGCTCGAGGCGCTGCAGCGCGACACCGGCTGCGAGATCCTCGCCGCCGACCTCACCGACGAGGGCGACATCGCGCGGCTCGCGGAGGCGGCTGCGGCGTTCCGCCCGACGGGCCTCGTGCAGGTCGCGGGCGGCGCGAAGGGCGCAGCGCCGCTCGGCGAGACCTCGATCGACGACTGGCGGTGGATGTTCGAGGCCAACGTCATCGGCACGAAGCGCGTGATCGATGCCATCCTGCCGCTGCTGCGCGACTCGACTCGCGACGGCTCCTACGCCGAGATCATGGTCGTCACCTCGATCGCCGCGACGGTGCCCTACACGGGCGGCTCGGGCTACAACGCGGCGAAGTCGGCCGAGAAGCAGCTCGTCGACGTGCTGCGGCTCGAGCTCGCGGGCGAGCCGATCCGCGTCATGGAGGTCGCGCCCGGCATGGTCTGGACCGAGGAGTTCAGCCTCGTGCGCTTCGAGGGCGACAAGGAGAAGGCGGATGCGGTCTACAAGGATGTGCAGGACCCCCTCTCGGCCGACGACGTCGCGCGCGTCATGACCGACATCCTCGCGCTGCCCGGCCACGTCTCGATCGACGAGACGATCATCAAGCCGGTCGCGCAGACGCATCCGTGGCTGGTGCACCGCGGGCCGCTCGTCGCGAAGGACTGA
- a CDS encoding MFS transporter, producing MSTSRAVPLALIGWLVCVELTSGVLQGWYVTLTPDIARHLDVTDADVNWFEAGQLLLSALFVPILAKLGDMHGHKRMLLLSTAITAAASWWIAFAGDFTSYLIAFSLQGAYAVWLPLEVALIFDRGRRTGVAPSTTRRAAGLLVIALEAGAILGALGSAAALGAFGDAIPPTLMVPAAMVTLTFFAILWGVPESEPLPGRRLDAGGFVLLALSLLTITSGLTFLKIGGLEAWWGWAVMAIGILLLLPFGRWVLGKDDPAIDLRVMRQPSMWPVQLTAGLVGVSLLGAQTPLATYAGTDPSLGYGLGLDATGRSLLIGVYLLALIVGAGALAVLSTRIRPRLLLIVASTLVGIGYLLLVPFHLEIWQVFACMAVAGIGSGALVGALPAAAAAAAPRGQTGVATGMTNTTKTIGGSFASSIFAIVLAVGAVGTAASLGGYIVVWIICGVTALIAAAALVAVPRLAFADPEPVAEAVPGATPAPRS from the coding sequence GTGTCGACGTCGCGCGCCGTGCCCCTCGCTCTCATCGGCTGGCTCGTGTGCGTCGAGCTCACGAGCGGCGTGCTGCAGGGCTGGTACGTCACGCTGACGCCCGACATCGCCCGACACCTCGACGTCACCGACGCCGACGTCAACTGGTTCGAGGCGGGCCAGCTGCTGCTCTCGGCGCTCTTCGTGCCGATCCTCGCGAAGCTCGGCGACATGCACGGCCACAAGCGCATGCTGCTGCTCTCGACCGCGATCACCGCGGCCGCGAGCTGGTGGATCGCCTTCGCGGGCGACTTCACGAGCTACCTGATCGCCTTCTCGCTGCAGGGCGCCTACGCGGTGTGGCTGCCGCTCGAGGTCGCGCTCATCTTCGACCGCGGCCGCCGCACGGGCGTCGCTCCGTCGACGACGCGCCGAGCCGCGGGCCTGCTCGTCATCGCCCTCGAGGCGGGAGCGATCCTCGGCGCCCTCGGCTCCGCGGCCGCGCTCGGCGCCTTCGGCGACGCCATCCCGCCGACCCTCATGGTGCCGGCCGCGATGGTGACGCTCACGTTCTTCGCGATCCTCTGGGGCGTGCCCGAGTCGGAGCCGCTCCCGGGCCGCCGCCTCGATGCCGGCGGGTTCGTGCTGCTCGCGCTCTCGCTCCTGACGATCACCTCGGGCCTCACGTTCCTGAAGATCGGCGGGCTCGAGGCGTGGTGGGGCTGGGCCGTGATGGCGATCGGCATCCTGCTGCTGCTCCCCTTCGGCCGCTGGGTGCTCGGCAAGGACGACCCCGCGATCGACCTCCGCGTCATGCGTCAGCCATCGATGTGGCCCGTGCAGCTCACCGCTGGCCTCGTCGGCGTGAGCCTGCTCGGCGCGCAGACGCCGCTCGCGACCTACGCCGGCACCGACCCGTCGCTCGGCTACGGACTCGGGCTCGACGCGACCGGCCGCTCGCTCCTCATCGGCGTCTACCTGCTCGCGCTCATCGTCGGCGCCGGCGCGCTCGCCGTGCTCTCCACGCGCATCCGCCCCCGCCTGCTCCTCATCGTCGCGTCGACGCTCGTGGGCATCGGCTACCTGCTGCTCGTGCCCTTCCACCTCGAGATCTGGCAGGTCTTCGCGTGCATGGCCGTCGCGGGCATCGGCTCGGGTGCGCTCGTCGGCGCACTGCCCGCCGCTGCTGCCGCCGCCGCTCCCCGCGGACAGACGGGCGTCGCGACCGGCATGACGAACACGACGAAGACCATCGGCGGCTCGTTCGCATCGTCGATCTTCGCGATCGTGCTCGCGGTCGGCGCGGTCGGCACCGCCGCGAGCCTCGGCGGCTACATCGTCGTGTGGATCATCTGCGGCGTCACCGCGCTCATCGCCGCGGCCGCCCTCGTCGCGGTGCCGAGGCTCGCCTTCGCGGACCCGGAGCCGGTCGCCGAGGCCGTGCCCGGCGCGACGCCCGCACCGCGCTCCTGA
- a CDS encoding zinc permease — translation MAQALLFGVVASSALIVGALIGMRFELPKRVLAILLSFAAGALVTALAFELFEDAYEMGGIWRAAIGLLVGALVFTMLSALLDRAAQPGKGAPADEVEGSAKLDTDAAATDARATKASTRGAAGLALLAAVTLDGVPENVALGVSLTEGSGGLALLAAIFVSNLPEALVGASSMKEQGMSGGKVLGLWSMCAVLLVGAVVLGAGPLASAEAETISLPLAFAAGAVIASLADTLMPEAYEHGGPAVAMSTAAGFVLSFVLSLA, via the coding sequence ATGGCGCAGGCCCTGCTGTTCGGCGTGGTCGCCTCGAGCGCGCTCATCGTCGGTGCCCTCATCGGGATGCGCTTCGAGCTGCCGAAGCGCGTGCTCGCGATCCTGCTCTCGTTCGCCGCCGGTGCGCTCGTCACCGCCCTCGCGTTCGAGCTCTTCGAGGACGCCTACGAGATGGGCGGCATCTGGCGGGCCGCGATCGGCCTGCTCGTCGGCGCGCTCGTCTTCACGATGCTGAGCGCGCTGCTCGATCGTGCGGCGCAGCCGGGCAAGGGCGCTCCCGCGGATGAGGTCGAGGGCAGCGCGAAGCTCGACACCGACGCGGCTGCGACGGATGCCCGCGCGACGAAGGCCTCGACCCGCGGCGCAGCGGGGCTCGCGCTGCTCGCGGCCGTGACGCTCGACGGGGTGCCCGAGAACGTCGCCCTCGGCGTCTCGCTCACCGAGGGATCGGGCGGCCTCGCGCTGCTCGCCGCCATCTTCGTCTCGAACCTCCCGGAGGCGCTCGTCGGCGCGTCCTCGATGAAGGAGCAGGGGATGTCGGGCGGGAAGGTGCTCGGGCTGTGGTCGATGTGCGCCGTGCTGCTCGTCGGTGCGGTCGTGCTCGGCGCCGGTCCGCTCGCGAGCGCCGAGGCGGAGACGATCTCACTCCCGCTCGCGTTCGCGGCCGGCGCGGTGATCGCCTCGCTCGCCGACACGCTCATGCCCGAGGCGTACGAGCACGGCGGCCCCGCTGTCGCGATGAGCACCGCTGCGGGCTTCGTGCTGTCGTTCGTGCTCTCGCTCGCCTGA
- a CDS encoding DUF177 domain-containing protein → MATTHPFTLSVRDIVHKPGRMREVEETAPFGDKVGEGLAAVLPDQPIELDVRLESVHEGILATGQASVTALATCSRCLTEFDLDLDVDFVELFAYDGASETDYLVVDESVDMLPVVRDAVVLALPFQPVDRPDCSGLDPETGERLEPGTVHEPTETIDPRWAALQGFSSDVSDDESEEGAQAPKKE, encoded by the coding sequence ATGGCCACCACGCATCCGTTCACGCTGTCCGTGCGCGACATCGTGCACAAGCCGGGCCGCATGCGCGAGGTCGAGGAGACCGCGCCGTTCGGCGACAAGGTCGGCGAGGGTCTCGCCGCCGTGCTGCCCGACCAGCCCATCGAGCTCGACGTTCGCCTCGAGAGCGTGCACGAAGGCATCCTCGCGACCGGGCAAGCGAGCGTCACCGCCCTCGCGACGTGCTCGCGCTGCCTCACCGAGTTCGACCTCGACCTCGATGTCGACTTCGTCGAGCTGTTCGCGTATGATGGTGCGTCGGAAACCGACTACCTCGTGGTCGACGAGTCTGTCGACATGCTTCCGGTGGTTCGGGACGCGGTCGTGCTGGCGCTGCCGTTCCAACCGGTCGACCGACCGGACTGCTCGGGGCTCGATCCTGAGACAGGGGAGCGGCTCGAGCCTGGCACGGTCCACGAGCCGACGGAGACCATCGATCCACGGTGGGCAGCGCTCCAGGGTTTCTCATCAGACGTGTCCGACGATGAGTCGGAAGAGGGCGCGCAGGCGCCGAAGAAGGAGTGA
- the rpmF gene encoding 50S ribosomal protein L32, whose amino-acid sequence MAVPKRKMSRSNTRARRSQWKAVAPKLVKTVEGGKTVYSLPHRAKVVEDSAGTALYMEYKGRKVADV is encoded by the coding sequence ATGGCTGTTCCCAAGAGGAAGATGTCGCGGTCGAACACCCGCGCCCGCCGTTCGCAGTGGAAGGCCGTCGCGCCCAAGCTCGTGAAGACCGTCGAGGGCGGCAAGACCGTCTACAGCCTCCCGCACCGCGCGAAGGTCGTCGAGGACTCGGCCGGCACCGCGCTGTACATGGAGTACAAGGGCCGCAAGGTCGCCGACGTCTGA
- the rnc gene encoding ribonuclease III — protein sequence MTDQRGTAQHRLLEQLGVDIDPELLSLALTHRSWAYEHGGVPHNERLEFLGDSILGQAITIELYRRFPELPEGELAKRRAGVVSMNALAEVARDIGLGEHILLGKGEAASGGAEKPSILSDTLEAVFGAAFLSAGHTASAGLVLRLVGPLLDDPLRAGAALDPKTALQELAAAQGKGAPAYAIEAEGPDHARSFTATVLIDDETVATGTGTSKKVAEMAAALEAHRLLSAPAAH from the coding sequence ATGACGGACCAGCGAGGAACGGCACAGCACCGACTGCTCGAGCAGCTCGGGGTCGACATCGACCCCGAGCTGCTGTCGTTGGCACTCACCCACCGCTCGTGGGCGTACGAGCACGGCGGCGTGCCGCACAACGAGCGCCTCGAGTTCCTCGGCGACTCGATCCTCGGCCAGGCGATCACGATCGAGCTCTACCGGCGCTTCCCCGAGCTGCCCGAGGGCGAGCTCGCGAAGCGCCGCGCCGGCGTCGTCTCGATGAACGCGCTCGCCGAGGTCGCGCGCGACATCGGGCTCGGCGAGCACATCCTGCTCGGCAAGGGCGAGGCAGCCTCCGGCGGCGCCGAGAAGCCCTCGATCCTCTCCGACACGCTCGAGGCGGTCTTCGGCGCCGCATTCCTGTCGGCCGGGCACACCGCATCCGCTGGCCTCGTGCTCCGGCTCGTCGGCCCGCTGCTCGACGACCCGCTGCGCGCCGGCGCCGCGCTCGACCCGAAGACGGCGCTGCAGGAGCTCGCAGCCGCGCAGGGCAAGGGCGCGCCCGCCTACGCGATCGAGGCAGAGGGCCCCGACCACGCGCGCAGCTTCACCGCGACCGTGCTGATCGACGACGAGACCGTCGCGACGGGCACCGGCACGAGCAAGAAGGTGGCCGAGATGGCCGCGGCGCTCGAGGCACATCGGCTGCTGAGCGCGCCGGCCGCGCACTGA
- the mutM gene encoding bifunctional DNA-formamidopyrimidine glycosylase/DNA-(apurinic or apyrimidinic site) lyase, with the protein MPELPEVEVVRAGLAPAVTGARVEGVEVLDARSIARHDGDAAAFEAALTGRTLGAPERRGKFLWVPIRDRADALLAHLGMSGQVLVREPGTAPDRHTRIRLLLDQPDHGPIEIRFADQRIFGGLAVRPLVAADGGRAVPDQAAHIALDPIDAGFDASAVARRLRRRRQGVKAALLDQTLVSGIGNIYADEALWRSRLHYATPGERLTQARALALLADVRAVLEQALAEGGTSFDAQYVNVNGQAGYFEHSLHAYGRGGQPCHRCGAIMVREPWANRSSTRCPRCQRRPRGIAV; encoded by the coding sequence ATGCCGGAGCTGCCCGAGGTCGAGGTCGTGCGCGCTGGGCTCGCGCCGGCCGTGACCGGCGCTCGCGTCGAGGGCGTCGAGGTGCTCGACGCGCGATCGATCGCCCGTCACGACGGCGACGCCGCCGCCTTCGAGGCGGCCCTCACCGGTCGCACCCTCGGCGCACCGGAGCGGCGCGGCAAGTTCCTCTGGGTGCCGATCCGGGACAGGGCGGATGCGCTGCTCGCGCACCTGGGGATGTCGGGCCAGGTGCTCGTGCGCGAGCCAGGCACCGCGCCTGACCGCCACACGCGCATCCGGCTGCTGCTCGACCAGCCCGACCACGGCCCGATCGAGATCCGCTTCGCAGACCAGCGCATCTTCGGCGGACTCGCCGTGCGGCCCCTCGTCGCGGCCGACGGCGGCCGGGCGGTGCCCGACCAGGCCGCGCACATCGCGCTCGATCCGATCGACGCCGGCTTCGACGCATCTGCCGTCGCCCGCCGCCTGCGCCGGAGAAGGCAGGGCGTGAAGGCCGCGCTGCTCGACCAGACGCTCGTGTCGGGCATCGGCAACATCTACGCCGACGAGGCGCTCTGGCGGTCGCGGCTGCACTACGCAACGCCGGGTGAGCGGCTCACGCAAGCGCGGGCGCTCGCCCTGCTCGCCGACGTGCGCGCCGTGCTCGAGCAGGCGCTCGCCGAGGGCGGCACCTCGTTCGACGCGCAGTACGTCAACGTCAACGGGCAGGCTGGCTACTTCGAGCACTCGCTGCACGCCTACGGCCGCGGCGGTCAGCCGTGCCACCGCTGCGGCGCGATCATGGTGCGCGAGCCGTGGGCCAACCGCTCGTCGACGCGCTGCCCGCGCTGCCAGCGGCGGCCCAGGGGCATCGCGGTCTGA
- a CDS encoding DUF2461 domain-containing protein, translated as MPFDGFSPDAFAFYTDLEAHNERPWWLDNKHRYDAHVRAPFEALAEELEPVASAVKVYRPYRDVRFAHDKTPYKTRQGLFAQRAPGIGWFLNLDATGVSMGGGFFGDASFTKAYRAAVEAVAAGTELEGIVRELEAAGYELGGERVKTAPRGVDPAHPRIELLRYRFLTARRHLTPEQAGGPELLDALFDTVEHLQPLVQWAVRNVAPKR; from the coding sequence ATGCCCTTCGACGGATTCTCGCCCGACGCGTTCGCCTTCTACACCGACCTCGAGGCGCACAACGAGCGGCCCTGGTGGCTCGACAACAAGCACCGCTACGACGCGCACGTGCGCGCGCCGTTCGAGGCGCTCGCCGAGGAGCTCGAGCCCGTCGCGAGCGCCGTGAAGGTCTATCGCCCGTACCGCGACGTGCGCTTCGCCCACGACAAGACGCCTTACAAGACGCGGCAGGGACTCTTCGCGCAGCGCGCGCCCGGCATCGGCTGGTTCCTCAACCTCGACGCGACGGGCGTCTCGATGGGCGGCGGGTTCTTCGGGGATGCGTCGTTCACGAAGGCGTACCGCGCGGCCGTCGAGGCGGTCGCGGCGGGCACCGAGCTCGAGGGCATCGTGCGGGAGCTCGAGGCGGCGGGCTACGAGCTCGGCGGCGAGCGCGTCAAGACGGCGCCGCGCGGCGTCGACCCCGCGCATCCGCGCATCGAGCTGCTGCGCTACCGCTTCCTGACGGCGCGTCGGCACCTGACGCCAGAGCAGGCGGGCGGACCGGAGCTGCTCGACGCGCTCTTCGACACGGTCGAGCACCTGCAGCCGCTCGTGCAGTGGGCGGTGCGGAACGTGGCGCCGAAGCGGTAG
- a CDS encoding aldehyde dehydrogenase family protein, giving the protein MSDRATIDARPESRPNASIDGLAAELREAVESGLTRPREYRERQLDGLMAMLLQHTSRWEAALGADLGKGEIEAHLTEIGFLVAEARAAKRSLRRWMAPRPVAAPLALQPAVARTIAQPLGAALIIAPWNYPLQLALAPLIGAIAAGCAAVVKPSEVAPATSALLAELAPQHLDPRSVRVVEGAVDETTALLEQRWDLIFYTGNAKIARVVAAAAAKHLTPTILELGGKSPAYVHRSADIPATARRLAWGKWINAGQTCVAPDHIRVDREIADDLVEELRRATAEQLGDARTSPDYGRIVNGRHLERLRGLLGSGTAVTGGEVDEADRFLAPTILVDVDDASPVMQEEIFGPILPVLPVDGVDGFLETMRGAEKPLALYVFARDRDAVRRVERETSSGALGVNIAVAHVGAAGLPFGGVGESGSGAYHGKHSFEAFSHRKPVLSKPTGIDTLRVIYPPFSSWRGKLAKRILG; this is encoded by the coding sequence ATGAGCGACCGCGCAACGATCGACGCCCGCCCCGAGAGCCGGCCCAACGCATCCATCGACGGCCTCGCCGCCGAGCTGCGAGAGGCGGTCGAGAGCGGGCTGACGCGCCCGCGCGAGTACCGCGAGCGGCAGCTCGACGGGCTCATGGCGATGCTGCTGCAGCACACCTCGCGCTGGGAGGCGGCGCTGGGGGCCGACCTCGGCAAGGGCGAGATCGAGGCGCACCTGACCGAGATCGGGTTCCTCGTCGCGGAGGCGCGCGCGGCGAAGCGGTCGCTGCGCCGCTGGATGGCGCCGCGACCGGTCGCCGCGCCGCTCGCGCTCCAGCCGGCGGTCGCGAGGACGATCGCCCAGCCGCTCGGCGCCGCGCTCATCATCGCGCCGTGGAACTACCCGCTGCAGCTCGCGCTCGCCCCGCTCATCGGCGCGATCGCGGCGGGCTGCGCCGCGGTCGTGAAGCCGAGCGAGGTCGCGCCCGCGACGTCGGCGCTGCTCGCCGAGCTCGCGCCGCAGCACCTCGACCCGCGCTCGGTGCGCGTCGTCGAGGGCGCGGTCGACGAGACGACGGCGCTCCTCGAGCAGCGCTGGGACCTCATCTTCTACACCGGCAACGCGAAGATCGCCCGCGTCGTCGCGGCGGCGGCCGCGAAGCACCTGACCCCCACGATCCTCGAGCTCGGCGGCAAGAGCCCCGCCTACGTGCACCGCTCCGCCGACATCCCGGCGACCGCGCGGCGGCTCGCGTGGGGCAAGTGGATCAACGCCGGCCAGACGTGCGTCGCCCCCGACCACATCCGCGTCGACCGCGAGATCGCCGACGACCTCGTCGAGGAGCTGCGCCGCGCGACCGCCGAGCAGCTCGGCGACGCGCGCACCTCCCCCGACTACGGCCGCATCGTCAACGGCCGACACCTCGAGCGCCTCCGGGGGCTGCTCGGCAGCGGCACCGCGGTGACGGGCGGCGAGGTCGACGAGGCCGATCGCTTCCTCGCGCCGACGATCCTCGTCGACGTCGACGACGCATCCCCCGTCATGCAGGAGGAGATCTTCGGCCCGATCCTGCCGGTGCTGCCGGTCGACGGCGTCGACGGCTTCCTCGAGACGATGCGCGGCGCCGAGAAGCCGCTCGCGCTGTACGTCTTCGCGAGGGACCGGGATGCGGTGCGTCGCGTCGAGCGCGAGACCTCGTCGGGGGCGCTCGGCGTCAACATCGCCGTGGCGCACGTCGGCGCGGCCGGGCTGCCGTTCGGCGGCGTGGGCGAGAGCGGCTCGGGCGCGTACCACGGCAAGCACTCGTTCGAGGCGTTCAGCCACCGGAAGCCCGTGCTGTCGAAGCCCACCGGCATCGACACGCTGCGGGTGATCTACCCGCCGTTCAGCTCGTGGCGGGGCAAGCTCGCGAAGCGCATCCTCGGCTGA
- a CDS encoding GNAT family N-acetyltransferase: MTEMQLEWLELEAPAGDFDEPRLSRIARYVDAANRVTQAHWGDDAHDTTVDEIVASLRHPDDEVTRRFLVIEGGRDVGRAIASINAEEGSRIAFVSAWVVPEERGRGVGRAIAERLERIARELGATTLQSWVDHRPPAEGDEAMAAVSGHGAIALDAPARLATSLGYTLEQIDRISELDVEAARADLERHRADALAHAGEDYETRAWQGPTPTELLGAMAALHGRMVTDAPAAGLDVDDERWDAARVQRLEAELTEAGQTLLQAVAIHRASGEAVAFTVLVLPAPGRPAFQEDTLVHADHRGHRLGMLVKAENLLQLGRLHPDRTRVITWNASENRPMLAVNEALGFVAVGAEGAWQKRLDDGAAADGARP, encoded by the coding sequence ATGACGGAGATGCAGCTCGAGTGGCTCGAGCTCGAGGCACCTGCAGGCGACTTCGACGAGCCACGGCTCTCGCGCATCGCCCGCTACGTCGACGCCGCGAACCGCGTCACCCAGGCGCACTGGGGCGACGACGCGCACGACACGACGGTCGACGAGATCGTCGCGAGCCTGCGGCACCCCGACGACGAGGTGACGCGGCGCTTCCTCGTCATCGAGGGCGGCCGCGACGTCGGCCGCGCGATCGCGTCGATCAACGCCGAGGAGGGCTCGCGCATCGCCTTCGTCTCGGCGTGGGTCGTGCCCGAGGAGCGCGGGCGCGGCGTCGGCCGCGCGATCGCGGAGCGGCTCGAGCGGATCGCGCGCGAGCTCGGCGCGACGACGCTGCAGTCGTGGGTCGACCACCGGCCGCCTGCTGAGGGCGACGAGGCGATGGCGGCGGTGAGCGGGCACGGCGCGATCGCGCTCGACGCGCCCGCGCGGCTCGCGACGTCGCTCGGCTACACGCTCGAGCAGATCGACCGCATCTCGGAGCTCGACGTCGAGGCCGCGCGCGCCGACCTCGAGCGGCACCGGGCGGATGCGCTCGCGCACGCGGGCGAGGACTACGAGACCCGCGCCTGGCAGGGCCCGACGCCGACGGAGCTGCTGGGCGCGATGGCTGCGCTGCACGGCCGCATGGTCACCGACGCGCCGGCCGCGGGCCTCGACGTCGACGACGAGCGGTGGGACGCCGCACGCGTGCAGCGGCTCGAGGCCGAGCTGACCGAAGCGGGGCAGACGCTCCTGCAGGCGGTCGCGATCCACCGCGCGAGCGGCGAGGCCGTCGCGTTCACAGTGCTCGTGCTCCCCGCGCCCGGGCGCCCAGCGTTCCAGGAGGACACCCTCGTGCACGCCGACCACCGCGGGCACCGGCTCGGCATGCTCGTGAAGGCCGAGAACCTGCTGCAGCTCGGCCGCCTCCACCCCGACCGCACGCGCGTCATCACCTGGAACGCGAGCGAGAACCGCCCGATGCTCGCCGTCAACGAGGCGCTCGGCTTCGTCGCGGTCGGCGCGGAGGGCGCGTGGCAGAAGCGGCTCGACGACGGAGCTGCGGCCGATGGAGCCCGGCCATAG
- a CDS encoding GNAT family protein produces the protein MQIDIRPAAPLPDAVDPRLDPASEPDDELRLAFELNERANAARFGDGLYTNTLAEFVALLRSDETERIHRLLAWCGERLAGVLTMYTTLIDSTDVADLGVQLDPALPALEQAAIAEALVARGIDEASALGRSTIVASTVGARIGGVSARTGHGAADPTHPEVAPLVARGFELEQVYRVSVADLSQLGDLEARHAAGLERASGYDLERWVGETPAEHREGMRMLHERMSVDAPVAGLAWEPETWDDARLAAFEQSKQGGGRSLLTVAARERASGQLAGFSTLILPTTGGVARQHDTLVTQPHRGHGLGMLLKLDNMLRLRELRPELTRIVTWNAEENRPMLAVNERCGFEPIAYEAQWQRKDAR, from the coding sequence ATGCAGATCGACATCCGCCCCGCTGCGCCGCTCCCCGATGCCGTCGACCCCCGCCTCGACCCCGCTAGCGAGCCCGACGACGAGCTGCGGCTCGCGTTCGAGCTCAACGAGCGCGCGAACGCCGCGCGCTTCGGCGACGGCCTCTACACGAACACGCTCGCCGAGTTCGTCGCGCTCCTGCGCTCGGACGAGACCGAGCGCATCCACCGCCTGCTCGCGTGGTGCGGCGAGCGGCTCGCGGGCGTGCTGACGATGTACACGACGCTCATCGACTCGACCGACGTCGCCGACCTCGGCGTCCAGCTCGATCCCGCGCTCCCCGCGCTCGAGCAGGCCGCGATCGCCGAGGCGCTCGTCGCGCGCGGCATCGACGAGGCGAGCGCGCTGGGCCGCTCGACGATCGTGGCCTCCACCGTCGGCGCGCGCATCGGGGGCGTGAGCGCCCGCACGGGGCACGGTGCGGCCGACCCGACGCATCCGGAGGTCGCGCCGCTCGTCGCGCGCGGCTTCGAGCTCGAGCAGGTCTACCGCGTGAGCGTCGCCGACCTCTCGCAGCTGGGCGACCTCGAGGCGCGGCACGCGGCAGGACTCGAGCGCGCGAGCGGGTACGACCTCGAGCGGTGGGTCGGCGAGACGCCCGCCGAGCACCGCGAGGGCATGCGGATGCTGCACGAGCGGATGTCGGTCGACGCACCCGTCGCGGGGCTCGCGTGGGAGCCCGAGACGTGGGACGACGCGCGCCTCGCCGCGTTCGAGCAGTCGAAGCAGGGCGGCGGCCGCTCGCTCCTGACGGTCGCGGCGCGCGAGCGGGCGAGCGGGCAGCTCGCGGGCTTCTCGACCCTCATCCTGCCGACGACCGGCGGCGTCGCTCGCCAGCACGACACCCTCGTGACGCAGCCGCACCGCGGCCACGGGCTCGGCATGCTGCTGAAGCTCGACAACATGCTGCGGCTGCGGGAGCTGCGACCCGAGCTCACGCGCATCGTCACCTGGAACGCGGAGGAGAACCGGCCCATGCTCGCGGTGAACGAGCGATGCGGCTTCGAGCCGATCGCGTACGAGGCGCAGTGGCAGCGGAAGGACGCGCGATGA